The Mycolicibacterium flavescens genome has a segment encoding these proteins:
- the garR_1 gene encoding 6-phosphogluconate dehydrogenase: MSDDVKLGYIGLGNQGAPMAKRLVDWPGGLVVFDVRTEAMTPLVELGASPAEDVAGVSEADVISVTVLNDEQVRDVVGQLAEHAKPGTVIAIHSTIEPSTAPDLADQLRPRGIHIVDAPVSGGAGAADKGELAVMVGADDEAYAAVKPVFKQWASLVVRAGEPGAGTRMKLARNMLTFIGFAAACEAQKLAEAAGIDLQKLGRVVRHSDAQSGGPGAIMYRDDTKPLTPDHFLHDMFVHTRGLGEKDLRLALALGKATDVELPLAEIALQNLAAGLGVPHTKE, encoded by the coding sequence GTGAGCGACGACGTCAAGCTGGGATACATCGGCCTGGGCAACCAGGGGGCGCCGATGGCCAAGCGTCTGGTCGACTGGCCCGGCGGGCTGGTCGTGTTCGACGTGCGTACCGAGGCGATGACCCCGTTGGTCGAGCTCGGGGCAAGCCCGGCGGAGGATGTCGCTGGAGTCTCTGAGGCCGACGTCATCAGCGTCACGGTGCTCAACGACGAGCAGGTGCGCGACGTCGTCGGTCAGCTCGCCGAACACGCCAAACCAGGTACCGTCATCGCGATCCATTCCACCATCGAGCCCAGTACGGCACCGGATCTGGCAGACCAATTGCGCCCAAGGGGTATTCACATCGTCGATGCGCCGGTCAGCGGTGGCGCCGGAGCCGCCGACAAGGGTGAACTGGCCGTGATGGTCGGCGCCGACGACGAGGCCTACGCTGCGGTCAAACCCGTCTTCAAACAATGGGCATCGCTGGTGGTGCGCGCGGGCGAGCCCGGCGCCGGTACTCGGATGAAGTTGGCTCGGAACATGCTGACGTTCATCGGGTTCGCCGCGGCCTGTGAAGCGCAGAAACTGGCTGAGGCGGCGGGGATCGATCTGCAGAAGCTGGGGCGCGTGGTGCGGCACAGTGACGCGCAGAGTGGTGGACCCGGAGCCATCATGTACCGCGACGACACCAAGCCGCTCACCCCGGACCACTTCCTGCACGACATGTTCGTTCACACTCGTGGTCTCGGCGAGAAGGATCTGCGGTTGGCGCTCGCGCTGGGCAAGGCCACCGACGTCGAACTTCCACTGGCCGAGATCGCGCTGCAGAACCTGGCCGCCGGGCTCGGCGTGCCGCACACGAAGGAGTGA
- a CDS encoding cytochrome P450, with amino-acid sequence MTISEIVLDPYDYDFHEDPYPYYKRLRDEAPLYRNDELGFWALSRHQDVLQGFRNSTTLSNKFGVSLDPASRGPHASKTMSFLAMDDPDHLRLRTLVSKGFTPRRIRELEPRVTEIAVQHLDVMLDKARSNETVDYVGEFAGKLPMDVISELMGVPEPDRDQVRAWADGVMHRDEGVTDVPPSAVEASINLIVYYQGMVAERRKEPSDDLTTALLEAEIDGDRLTDDEIIGFMFLMVIAGNETTTKLLANAAFWGHRNPDQLTPVYADLQRIPLWVEETLRYDTSSQILARTVSGELTLYDTTIPDGDVLLLLPGSAHRDERVFEDPDRFLIGREIGSKLMSFGSGAHFCLGAHLARMEAKVALTELFKRIRGYEVDEANAVRVHSSNVRGFAHLPITVETV; translated from the coding sequence GTGACCATCAGCGAAATCGTTCTTGACCCATACGACTACGACTTCCACGAGGATCCGTATCCGTACTACAAGCGGCTGCGGGACGAGGCACCGCTGTATCGCAACGACGAACTCGGCTTCTGGGCCCTGTCGCGGCACCAGGATGTCCTGCAGGGTTTCCGCAACAGCACCACGTTGTCGAACAAGTTCGGCGTATCGCTGGATCCCGCGTCCCGCGGACCGCACGCCTCCAAGACCATGTCCTTCCTGGCGATGGACGACCCCGACCACTTGCGACTGCGCACACTGGTGTCGAAAGGTTTCACGCCTCGGCGCATCCGCGAGTTGGAGCCGCGCGTCACCGAGATCGCCGTGCAGCACCTCGATGTCATGTTGGACAAGGCACGCTCGAACGAGACCGTCGACTACGTCGGCGAATTCGCGGGCAAGCTGCCGATGGACGTCATCTCGGAGCTCATGGGTGTGCCGGAGCCCGATCGCGACCAGGTGCGGGCGTGGGCCGACGGTGTCATGCACCGCGACGAGGGTGTCACCGACGTACCGCCCTCGGCCGTGGAGGCATCGATCAACCTGATCGTCTACTACCAGGGCATGGTGGCCGAACGCCGCAAGGAGCCGAGCGACGACCTGACCACCGCGCTGCTGGAGGCCGAGATCGACGGCGACCGGCTCACCGACGACGAGATCATCGGCTTCATGTTCCTGATGGTGATCGCCGGTAATGAGACCACCACGAAACTGCTTGCCAATGCGGCCTTCTGGGGCCACAGGAACCCCGACCAGTTGACTCCGGTCTACGCCGACCTGCAGCGGATTCCGCTCTGGGTCGAGGAAACGCTGCGATACGACACCTCGAGCCAGATCCTCGCGCGCACGGTCTCGGGCGAGCTGACGTTGTACGACACCACCATCCCCGACGGTGACGTGTTGCTGTTGCTGCCCGGGTCGGCTCACCGCGACGAGCGGGTGTTCGAGGACCCCGACCGTTTCCTCATCGGCCGCGAAATAGGTTCAAAGCTCATGAGTTTCGGCAGCGGTGCCCACTTCTGCCTCGGTGCGCACCTGGCGCGGATGGAGGCCAAGGTCGCGTTGACCGAGTTGTTCAAGCGAATCCGCGGATACGAGGTGGACGAGGCCAACGCCGTCCGCGTCCACTCGAGCAATGTCCGCGGATTCGCTCACCTTCCCATCACTGTGGAGACTGTCTGA
- the hit_1 gene encoding HIT family hydrolase, diadenosine tetraphosphate hydrolase: MLDAMASVFTKIINGELPGRFVYEDDDIVAFLTIAPITQGHTLVVPRAEIDNWQDVKSAVFGRVMEVSQLIGKAVVKAFPAERAGVIIAGMEVPHLHVHVFPTNDLADFGFANADQNPSQESLDEAQTKIKAALAQLT; encoded by the coding sequence ATGCTCGACGCCATGGCGAGCGTGTTCACGAAGATCATCAACGGGGAGCTACCAGGCCGGTTCGTCTACGAGGACGACGACATCGTCGCCTTCCTGACGATCGCCCCGATCACCCAGGGCCACACGCTCGTTGTGCCGCGAGCCGAGATCGACAACTGGCAGGACGTCAAGTCCGCGGTCTTCGGCCGCGTCATGGAGGTGTCACAGCTGATCGGCAAGGCCGTGGTCAAGGCGTTCCCCGCCGAACGGGCCGGTGTCATCATCGCCGGGATGGAAGTGCCTCATCTGCACGTGCACGTCTTCCCAACCAACGACCTCGCCGATTTCGGATTCGCCAACGCCGACCAGAACCCGTCGCAGGAATCGCTCGACGAGGCCCAGACCAAGATCAAGGCGGCACTGGCTCAGCTGACCTGA
- the kstR_3 gene encoding transcriptional regulator — protein MVAVPGPAPVSTAETPRNRRQEETFRKVLTAGVEMLRESSYADLTVRAVAARAKVAPATAYTYFSSKNHLIAEVYLDLMRQVPYFTDVNDSRVARVEKTLRAMALMVADEPEVAAACTTALLSGSDSAVRAVRDRIGAEIHRRIRSAMGPEADPRALAALEMTFFGALVNAGSGVFTYHQIADRLSYVVGLILGDEQ, from the coding sequence GTGGTTGCGGTCCCAGGCCCGGCGCCTGTCAGCACCGCCGAGACACCGCGGAACCGTCGCCAGGAGGAGACGTTCCGCAAGGTGCTCACCGCCGGTGTCGAGATGCTGCGCGAATCCTCCTACGCCGACCTGACGGTGCGCGCCGTCGCCGCTAGGGCCAAGGTCGCCCCGGCCACCGCCTACACCTACTTCTCGTCGAAGAACCACCTGATCGCCGAGGTGTACCTGGACCTGATGCGTCAGGTGCCGTACTTCACCGACGTCAACGACAGCCGGGTCGCCCGCGTCGAGAAGACTCTGCGCGCGATGGCGCTGATGGTCGCCGACGAACCCGAGGTCGCGGCGGCGTGCACGACCGCGCTACTCAGCGGTAGCGACTCCGCAGTGCGCGCGGTACGCGACCGCATCGGTGCCGAGATCCACCGCCGCATCCGCTCGGCCATGGGCCCAGAGGCCGACCCGCGCGCATTGGCGGCCCTGGAGATGACGTTCTTCGGCGCGCTGGTCAACGCGGGTAGCGGCGTCTTCACCTACCACCAGATCGCCGACCGGCTCAGCTACGTCGTCGGCCTCATCTTGGGAGACGAGCAGTGA
- the subB_2 gene encoding ferredoxin, producing MGSYRVEVDLDLCQGHAMCELEAPDYFRVPKRGKVEILDAEPPDDARDEIQNAVDMCPTQALMIKETGE from the coding sequence ATGGGTTCCTACAGAGTCGAAGTGGATCTTGACCTGTGTCAGGGCCACGCGATGTGTGAGCTCGAGGCGCCCGACTACTTTCGGGTGCCCAAACGCGGCAAGGTCGAGATCCTCGATGCCGAACCGCCCGACGACGCCCGCGACGAGATACAGAACGCGGTCGACATGTGCCCGACCCAAGCACTGATGATCAAAGAAACAGGAGAATGA
- the adhB gene encoding Zinc-containing alcohol dehydrogenase NAD dependent adhB gives MKTKGALIWEFNQPWSIEEIEIGDPVKDEVKVQMEASGMCHSDHHLVTGGIPMAGFPVLGGHEGAGIVTEVGPGVEDLKPGDHVVMSFIPSCGNCPSCQAGMRNLCDLGAGLLGGTAVSDGTHRIHAKGQPVFPMTLLGTFSPYMVVHKSSVVKIDESIPFEVACLVGCGITTGYGSAVRSGDIRPGEDVAIVGVGGVGMGALQGAVTAGARRIFAIDPMEWKRDQALKFGATHAYPDWESAMAGIGEVTWGLMAHKVIITVGELHGKDVENYLSLTAKGGTCVVTAIGSLLDTEVNLNLAMLTLLQKNLQGTIFGGGNPHYDIPQLLSMYKAGKLNLDDMVTRQYKLEQINDGYSDMLEGRNIRGVIRYTDDDR, from the coding sequence ATGAAGACAAAAGGTGCTCTCATCTGGGAGTTCAACCAGCCGTGGTCGATCGAGGAGATCGAAATCGGGGACCCCGTCAAGGACGAGGTCAAGGTGCAGATGGAGGCGTCGGGGATGTGCCACTCCGACCACCACCTGGTGACCGGCGGCATCCCGATGGCCGGTTTCCCGGTGCTCGGTGGCCACGAGGGTGCGGGCATCGTCACCGAGGTCGGTCCGGGCGTCGAAGACCTCAAGCCCGGCGATCACGTCGTGATGTCGTTCATCCCGTCCTGCGGCAACTGTCCGTCCTGTCAGGCCGGTATGCGCAACCTCTGCGACCTCGGCGCCGGTCTGCTCGGGGGCACCGCGGTCTCCGATGGCACCCACCGCATCCACGCCAAGGGACAACCCGTCTTCCCGATGACCCTGCTGGGCACGTTCTCGCCCTACATGGTCGTACACAAGAGTTCGGTCGTGAAGATCGACGAGTCGATTCCGTTCGAGGTTGCGTGCCTGGTCGGTTGCGGCATCACCACCGGCTACGGCTCGGCCGTCCGCAGCGGTGACATCCGGCCCGGTGAGGACGTCGCGATCGTCGGCGTCGGCGGCGTCGGCATGGGCGCTCTGCAGGGCGCAGTCACCGCGGGCGCACGTCGCATCTTCGCTATCGACCCAATGGAGTGGAAGCGTGACCAGGCGCTGAAATTCGGTGCCACACATGCTTATCCGGATTGGGAGTCCGCGATGGCCGGTATCGGCGAGGTCACCTGGGGACTGATGGCCCACAAGGTGATCATCACCGTGGGCGAGCTGCACGGCAAGGACGTCGAGAACTACCTCAGTTTGACCGCCAAGGGTGGCACCTGCGTGGTCACCGCCATCGGCAGCCTGCTCGATACCGAGGTGAACCTCAACCTGGCGATGCTGACCCTGTTGCAGAAGAACTTGCAGGGCACCATCTTCGGTGGCGGCAACCCGCACTACGACATCCCGCAGCTGCTGTCGATGTACAAGGCAGGCAAGTTGAACCTCGACGACATGGTCACCCGGCAGTACAAGCTGGAGCAGATCAACGACGGTTACTCCGACATGCTCGAGGGCAGGAACATTCGCGGCGTCATTCGCTACACCGACGACGACCGGTAG
- the dhbA gene encoding short-chain alcohol dehydrogenase, with the protein MPRFDPLPERRPVIVAGASSGIGEATAIEMAARGFPVALGARRVEKLEDIVGKINADGGEAVGFHLDVTDPNSVKTFVAQSVEALGEIEVLVAGAGDTYFGKLAEISTDEFESQLQIHLVGANRLASAVLPGMLARQRGDLIFVGSDVALRQRPHMGAYGAAKAALLAMVNNFQMELEGTGVRASIVHPGPTKTSMGWSLPAEKIGPALEDWAKWGQARHDYFLRAADLARAITFVAETPRGGFIANMELQPEAPLATAPAERQQLKLNEENLKS; encoded by the coding sequence ATGCCCCGGTTCGACCCCCTGCCCGAACGACGACCCGTCATCGTCGCCGGCGCCTCATCCGGAATCGGAGAGGCGACGGCGATCGAGATGGCCGCGCGCGGCTTCCCAGTCGCGCTGGGCGCCCGTCGCGTCGAGAAACTCGAAGACATCGTCGGCAAGATCAACGCCGACGGCGGCGAGGCCGTCGGGTTCCATCTCGACGTCACCGACCCCAACTCGGTGAAAACGTTTGTCGCCCAATCGGTGGAGGCGCTCGGCGAGATCGAGGTATTGGTGGCCGGTGCCGGTGACACCTACTTCGGCAAGCTGGCCGAGATCAGCACCGACGAGTTCGAGTCGCAGCTGCAGATCCACCTCGTCGGGGCCAACCGGCTGGCGTCGGCGGTGCTCCCGGGCATGCTCGCGCGCCAGCGCGGCGACCTGATCTTCGTGGGATCCGATGTGGCGCTGCGCCAGCGGCCGCACATGGGCGCCTACGGGGCGGCGAAGGCGGCGCTTCTGGCCATGGTCAACAACTTCCAGATGGAACTGGAGGGCACCGGCGTGCGCGCCTCGATCGTGCACCCCGGTCCGACGAAGACCAGCATGGGCTGGAGTCTGCCCGCCGAGAAGATCGGCCCGGCACTCGAAGATTGGGCGAAGTGGGGCCAGGCCCGGCACGATTACTTCCTGCGGGCGGCCGACCTGGCCAGGGCCATCACCTTCGTGGCGGAGACACCTCGCGGTGGGTTCATCGCCAACATGGAACTTCAGCCCGAGGCGCCGCTGGCCACCGCGCCGGCGGAACGCCAGCAACTCAAGTTGAACGAGGAGAACCTGAAGTCATGA
- the fabG_4 gene encoding dehydrogenase of uncharacterised specificity, short-chain alcohol dehydrogenase like protein, producing MPSSPSLSGRGAVIAGGSRGVGLAVAELLAADGAGVVVNGRDRDAVAQATQRIPGAHGVPGSPADPEIAEHLIDTCVQEFGRIDILINCAGTAEPVGSSILTITSGQFRELIDAHLNTAFETCRAAAPRMVAQGGGAIVNTSSFAFLGDYGGTGYPAGKGGVNGLTLAIAAELNEHGVRANVVCPGARTRLSTGADYEAHIADLNRRGLLDDVSMQGALDAAPPAYVAPTYAYLASDLARDVTGQIFIAAGGFVGRFDRPTPTILAYRDHHDTPPWSVAELHDHIGPNGGQS from the coding sequence ATGCCAAGTAGCCCGTCACTGTCCGGGCGTGGCGCGGTCATCGCCGGCGGATCGCGCGGCGTGGGGTTGGCGGTGGCTGAACTGCTCGCTGCCGATGGTGCCGGGGTGGTCGTCAACGGCCGTGATCGGGACGCCGTAGCGCAAGCGACGCAACGGATTCCGGGCGCGCACGGAGTCCCCGGCTCGCCGGCCGATCCGGAGATCGCCGAACACCTGATCGACACGTGCGTTCAGGAGTTCGGTCGCATCGACATCCTGATCAACTGTGCGGGCACAGCTGAGCCCGTCGGATCGTCGATCCTCACGATCACGTCGGGCCAATTCCGCGAGTTGATCGACGCACATCTCAATACGGCCTTCGAGACTTGCCGAGCCGCCGCGCCCAGGATGGTCGCCCAGGGCGGAGGCGCGATCGTGAACACGAGTTCGTTTGCGTTCCTCGGCGACTACGGCGGTACGGGGTATCCGGCGGGCAAGGGCGGCGTCAACGGGCTGACCCTGGCGATCGCCGCCGAACTCAACGAGCACGGCGTGCGCGCGAACGTCGTCTGTCCCGGCGCCAGGACGCGGCTCTCCACTGGTGCGGATTACGAGGCGCACATCGCCGACCTGAACCGTCGCGGCCTGTTGGACGACGTGAGCATGCAAGGTGCCCTCGACGCCGCGCCCCCGGCGTACGTCGCCCCGACTTACGCCTATCTGGCGAGTGACCTGGCCAGGGACGTGACCGGACAGATCTTCATCGCCGCCGGCGGGTTCGTCGGGCGCTTCGACAGGCCGACGCCGACGATTCTGGCCTACCGCGACCACCACGACACCCCGCCCTGGTCCGTCGCCGAGCTCCACGACCACATCGGGCCGAATGGCGGACAAAGCTGA
- a CDS encoding NAD-dependent aldehyde dehydrogenase: MAVLANRESQLLIDGKLVAGSGGSFETVNPATEEVLGVAADATADDMGRAIEAARRAFDETDWSTDTDLRVRCLRQLQAVLKEHIEELREITIGEVGAPRMLTSAAQLEGPVDDLSFCADTAESYEWNTDLGVASPMGIKTRRRLAREAVGVVGAITPWNFPHQINLAKIGPALAAGNTIVLKPAPDTPWCAAAVGELIAEHTDIPPGVVNIVTSSDHGVGALLSKDPRVDMVSFTGSTATGRSVMADGAATIKKVFLELGGKSAFLVLDDADLAAACSMSAFTASMHAGQGCAITTRLVVPRARYDEAVEAAAATMGGLKPGDPQDAGTICGPLISARQRDRVQGYLDSAIDEGGKFAVGGGRPADRDTGFFIEPTVIAGLDNNAKVSREEIFGPVLTVIAHDGDDDAVRIANDSAYGLSGTVFSADEERANRVAARMRVGTVNINGGVWYSADMPFGGYKQSGLGREMGLAGFEEYLEIKAIATAV, translated from the coding sequence ATGGCTGTGCTGGCGAATCGGGAAAGTCAGCTGCTCATCGACGGCAAGCTCGTCGCGGGAAGCGGCGGGTCGTTTGAAACCGTCAACCCCGCCACCGAGGAAGTGCTGGGTGTCGCGGCCGACGCCACCGCCGACGACATGGGTCGTGCGATCGAGGCGGCCAGGCGCGCCTTCGACGAGACCGACTGGTCGACCGACACCGACTTGCGGGTGCGTTGCCTTCGCCAGCTGCAGGCCGTCCTGAAGGAGCACATCGAGGAACTGCGCGAGATCACGATCGGCGAGGTGGGCGCGCCCCGGATGTTGACGTCGGCGGCTCAGCTCGAGGGACCGGTCGACGATCTGAGCTTCTGCGCCGACACCGCCGAGTCCTACGAGTGGAACACCGATCTCGGGGTCGCGTCGCCGATGGGCATCAAGACCCGCCGCCGCCTCGCCCGCGAGGCCGTCGGCGTCGTCGGCGCCATCACCCCGTGGAACTTCCCGCACCAGATCAACCTGGCCAAGATCGGCCCGGCGTTGGCCGCCGGCAACACCATCGTGCTCAAGCCGGCCCCGGACACCCCGTGGTGTGCGGCCGCGGTCGGAGAGTTGATCGCCGAGCACACCGACATCCCGCCGGGCGTCGTCAACATCGTCACCTCCAGCGATCACGGGGTCGGTGCGCTGCTGTCCAAGGACCCACGGGTGGACATGGTTTCGTTCACCGGGTCGACGGCGACCGGTCGCAGCGTGATGGCCGATGGCGCCGCGACGATCAAGAAGGTGTTCCTGGAACTGGGCGGCAAGTCGGCGTTCCTCGTGCTCGACGACGCCGACCTGGCCGCCGCCTGCTCGATGTCGGCGTTCACCGCGTCGATGCACGCCGGACAGGGATGCGCCATTACCACCCGACTGGTGGTGCCGCGGGCTCGCTACGACGAGGCGGTGGAGGCCGCGGCGGCGACGATGGGCGGACTCAAGCCGGGCGACCCTCAGGACGCCGGAACCATCTGCGGCCCACTCATTTCCGCGCGTCAGCGCGACCGGGTTCAGGGTTACCTCGACTCGGCGATCGACGAGGGCGGCAAGTTCGCCGTCGGCGGTGGCCGCCCCGCCGATCGCGATACCGGCTTCTTCATCGAGCCCACCGTCATCGCCGGGCTGGACAACAACGCCAAGGTCTCGCGGGAGGAGATCTTCGGACCGGTGCTGACGGTCATCGCCCACGACGGCGACGACGACGCCGTCCGCATCGCCAACGATTCGGCCTACGGCCTTTCAGGCACGGTGTTCTCGGCCGACGAAGAACGCGCGAACCGGGTCGCGGCACGGATGCGGGTCGGCACGGTCAACATCAACGGCGGCGTCTGGTATTCGGCGGATATGCCGTTCGGCGGATACAAGCAGTCCGGGCTGGGTCGCGAGATGGGACTGGCGGGCTTCGAGGAATACCTGGAAATCAAGGCGATCGCTACGGCGGTGTGA
- the polS_1 gene encoding dehydrogenase of uncharacterised specificity, short-chain alcohol dehydrogenase like protein: MGFYEDQFKDKVAIVTGAGGGIGQAYAEALAREGAAVVVADINTEGAQKVADGIKGEGGSALAVRVDVSDPESAKEMAAQTLSEFGGIDYLVNNAAIFGGMKLDFLITVDWDYYKKFMSVNMDGALICTRAVYKKMAKRGGGAIVNQSSTAAWLYSNFYGLAKVGVNGLTQQLATELGGQNIRVNAIAPGPIDTEANRTTTPQEMVADIVKGIPLSRMGQPEDLVGMCLFLLSDQAKWITGQIFNVDGGQIIR; the protein is encoded by the coding sequence ATGGGGTTCTACGAGGACCAGTTCAAGGACAAGGTGGCGATCGTCACCGGCGCCGGCGGCGGTATCGGCCAAGCGTATGCCGAGGCGCTGGCGCGCGAGGGCGCCGCAGTGGTGGTTGCCGACATCAACACCGAGGGCGCCCAGAAGGTGGCCGACGGCATCAAGGGCGAGGGCGGCAGCGCGCTCGCCGTGCGTGTCGACGTCTCCGACCCGGAATCGGCGAAGGAGATGGCCGCGCAGACGCTTTCGGAGTTCGGCGGCATCGACTACCTGGTGAACAACGCCGCGATCTTCGGCGGCATGAAACTGGACTTCCTGATCACCGTGGACTGGGACTACTACAAGAAGTTCATGAGCGTGAACATGGACGGCGCGTTGATCTGCACCCGGGCGGTGTACAAGAAGATGGCCAAACGCGGCGGCGGGGCGATCGTCAACCAATCCTCGACGGCGGCGTGGCTGTACTCGAATTTCTACGGTCTGGCCAAGGTCGGGGTCAACGGGCTGACCCAGCAGCTGGCGACCGAGCTGGGCGGGCAGAACATCCGGGTCAACGCGATCGCGCCGGGCCCCATCGATACCGAGGCCAACCGCACCACCACGCCTCAGGAGATGGTCGCGGACATCGTCAAGGGAATCCCGTTGTCGCGCATGGGACAACCGGAGGACCTGGTCGGCATGTGCCTGTTCCTGCTGTCGGATCAGGCCAAGTGGATCACCGGTCAGATCTTCAACGTCGACGGCGGGCAGATCATCAGGTGA
- a CDS encoding Nuclear transport factor 2, whose product MPQETVEKTPALAASHNSWRCVHSHDKEGWLALMADDVVIEDPIGQSFTNPDGTGIRGKEAVSGFYDANMASNDLRITCEETFPSSSPHEVAHILVLRSKFDNGMTSTVRGVFTYKVNDAGLLTNLRGYWNMDMMQFGQAASQSTDAK is encoded by the coding sequence ATGCCTCAGGAAACCGTCGAGAAGACACCGGCTTTGGCGGCCTCCCACAATTCGTGGAGATGCGTGCACTCTCACGACAAAGAGGGCTGGTTGGCCCTGATGGCCGACGATGTCGTCATCGAGGATCCGATCGGGCAGTCCTTCACCAACCCCGATGGCACGGGAATTCGCGGGAAGGAGGCGGTATCGGGCTTCTACGATGCCAACATGGCCTCCAACGACCTGCGGATCACCTGCGAAGAGACATTTCCGTCCAGTTCCCCGCACGAGGTGGCTCATATCCTGGTGCTGCGCAGCAAGTTCGACAACGGGATGACCAGCACGGTGCGCGGAGTGTTCACCTACAAGGTCAACGACGCCGGTCTGCTCACCAACCTTCGTGGCTATTGGAACATGGACATGATGCAGTTCGGTCAGGCGGCCAGCCAGTCAACGGATGCCAAGTAG
- a CDS encoding cytochrome P450 51 — protein sequence MTTAIVPRVSGGEEEHGHLEEFRTDPIGLMQRVRDECGDVGWFQLVDKHVILLSGAEANEFFFRSADEDLDQAEAYPFMTPIFGKGVVFDASPERRKEMLHNSALRGEHMKGHATTIEGEVKKMIADWGDEGEIELLDFFAELTIYTSTACLIGLKFRNQLDHRFAEYYHDLERGTDPLCYVDPYLPIESFQRRDEARVKLVALVQEIMNQRVANPPEDKSDRDMLDVLVSIKDEDGNPRFSADEVTGMFISLMFAGHHTSSGTSAWTLIELIRHPEIYAKVQAELDELYADGQEVSFHALRQIPLLDNVVKETLRLHPPLIILMRVAQGEFEVAGFPIHEGDFVAASPAISNRIPEDFPDPDGFNPDRYNKPEQADIVNRWTWIPFGAGRHRCVGAAFAQMQIKAIFSVLLREYEFEMAQPADSYRNDHSKMVVQLQRPAKARYRRRSK from the coding sequence ATGACGACCGCGATCGTGCCCCGGGTTTCCGGTGGTGAAGAAGAGCACGGACACCTCGAGGAGTTCCGCACCGACCCGATCGGCTTGATGCAACGGGTTCGCGACGAGTGCGGTGACGTCGGCTGGTTCCAGTTGGTGGACAAGCACGTCATCCTGCTGTCCGGCGCCGAGGCCAACGAGTTCTTCTTCCGTTCGGCCGACGAGGATCTCGACCAGGCCGAGGCCTATCCGTTTATGACGCCGATCTTCGGCAAGGGTGTGGTGTTCGACGCAAGCCCCGAGCGTCGCAAGGAGATGCTGCACAATTCGGCGCTGCGCGGTGAGCACATGAAGGGCCACGCGACCACCATCGAGGGCGAAGTCAAGAAGATGATCGCCGACTGGGGCGACGAGGGCGAGATCGAGCTGCTCGACTTCTTCGCCGAGTTGACGATCTACACCTCGACGGCCTGCCTGATCGGGCTGAAGTTCCGCAACCAGCTCGACCACCGGTTCGCCGAGTACTACCACGATCTCGAGCGCGGCACCGACCCGCTGTGCTACGTCGACCCCTACCTGCCGATCGAAAGCTTCCAGCGCCGCGACGAGGCGCGCGTGAAACTCGTTGCGCTGGTGCAGGAGATCATGAACCAGCGGGTGGCCAATCCGCCGGAGGACAAGTCCGACCGCGACATGCTCGATGTGCTGGTGTCGATCAAGGACGAGGACGGCAATCCGCGGTTCTCGGCCGACGAGGTCACCGGCATGTTCATCTCGCTGATGTTCGCCGGGCACCACACCAGTTCGGGAACCTCGGCGTGGACCCTGATCGAGCTGATCCGCCACCCCGAGATCTACGCCAAGGTCCAGGCCGAGCTCGACGAGCTCTACGCCGACGGTCAGGAAGTCAGCTTCCATGCGCTGCGCCAGATTCCGTTGCTGGATAACGTCGTCAAGGAGACACTGCGGCTGCACCCGCCACTGATCATCTTGATGCGGGTGGCCCAGGGCGAATTCGAGGTAGCGGGCTTCCCCATTCACGAGGGCGACTTCGTGGCTGCCTCGCCGGCGATCAGCAACCGGATTCCCGAGGACTTCCCGGATCCCGACGGTTTCAATCCGGACCGCTACAACAAGCCTGAACAGGCCGACATCGTGAACCGCTGGACGTGGATCCCGTTCGGCGCGGGCAGGCACCGTTGCGTCGGCGCGGCGTTCGCCCAGATGCAGATCAAGGCGATCTTCTCGGTCCTGTTGCGCGAGTACGAGTTCGAGATGGCGCAACCGGCTGACAGCTATCGCAACGACCACTCGAAGATGGTGGTGCAGCTGCAGCGGCCCGCGAAGGCGCGGTATCGACGGCGGAGCAAGTAG